In Scomber japonicus isolate fScoJap1 chromosome 7, fScoJap1.pri, whole genome shotgun sequence, one genomic interval encodes:
- the mef2b gene encoding myocyte-specific enhancer factor 2B, with the protein MGRKKIQISRILDQRNRQVTFTKRKFGLMKKAYELSVLCDCEIALIIFNSTNRLFQYASTDMDKVLLKYTEYSEPHESRTNTDILETLRRKGLGLDGSELDSEESMQVAPDKYPLSEGMDLSVARQRLYAPSLLSPEAPFLVSAGCENGFANSSASSMASHRPPGFKTLSSRPGSASPSGPHTHSAFMSPHSGIGYSVFSHGNLNRALDIKSPPPLNLGSENLRGEAANQGMGTTRANHNSARGLLYQGLHSGSSMVAMGKAGLLGHTLGGYGLPSPGASDYSQPGFYHSVSLQRGAMNPWQPVQPPQEPHGPHISPGMSSGGCSFPSQSCSSSSPHPSSLNLHIKSERSSPEHMSSPTSPPLHHLRQHSPMSNPDSARHTPPESHPTNETKEFAKAGYPQDEEEGGQALRQLEISDGWHR; encoded by the exons atgggaagaaagaaaatacagattTCTCGTATTCTGGACCAGAGAAATAGACAG GTGACTTTCACCAAGCGCAAGTTTGGTCTGATGAAGAAAGCGTACGAGCTGAGCgtgctgtgtgactgtgagaTCGCCCTCATCATCTTCAACAGCACCAACCGTCTGTTCCAGTACGCCAGCACAGACATGGACAAAGTGTTGCTAAAATACACAGAGTACAGCGAGCCGCACGAGAGTCGCACCAACACGGACATACTGGAG ACTCTGCGGAGGAAAGGCCTCGGTCTCGACGGCTCAGAGCTTGACAGTGAAGAAAGCATGCAGGTGGCCCCAGACAAATATCCTCTCAGTGAGGGAATGGATCTCTCTGTGGCTCGCCAGCGCCTTTAT gCTCCATCCCTGCTTTCACCGGAGGCCCCGTTCCTGGTGTCTGCAGGCTGTGAGAACGGCTTTGCCAACTCCTCCGCATCCAGCATGGCTTCCCACAGACCCCCAGGCTTTAAAACTCTGAGCTCCAGACCCGGCTCTGCCAGCCCTTCTGGACCACACACTCACAGCGCCTTCATGTCTCCACACTCAG GCATCGGCTACTCTGTGTTCTCCCACGGCAACCTGAATCGAGCTCTTGACATTAAAAGCCCGCCTCCTCTGAACCTGGGCAGTGAGAACCTCCGTGGAGAGGCTGCTAACCAGGGCATGGGTACCACACGTGCTAACCACAACTCTGCT AGAGGTCTCTTGTACCAGGGTCTGCACAGTGGCAGCTCCATGGTAGCTATGGGCAAGGCAGGGCTGCTGGGCCACACTTTGGGTGGCTACGGCCTCCCCTCCCCTGGGGCATCTG ATTACAGCCAACCTGGTTTTTATCACTCTGTTAGTCTACAACGAGGAGCAATGAATCCCTGGCAACCAGTGCAGCCACCTCAGGAGCCACATGGGCCTCATATAAGCCCAGG GATGTCCAGTGGAGGGTGCTCCTTCCCCTCTCAGTCTTGCTCCTCATCATCTccacatccttcctccctcaaccTGCACATCAAATCAGAGCGTAGCTCTCCTGAGCACATGTCCTCgcccacctcccctcctctaCACCACCTCAGGCAGCATTCTCCAATGAGCAACCCCGATTCGGCTCGCCATACCCCTCCTGAATCCCATCCAACCAATGAGACGAAGGAGTTTGCCAAAGCTGGATACCCacaagatgaggaggaaggagggcaggCGCTCAGGCAGTTAGAGATAAGTGACGGGTGGCATAGATAG